TTCGCCCAGCCCCAGCTGCCCAGCAGCTGATGCTTTTTTTATTCGCCGTGACCGTGTGTTATTTCTTTCTTTCTCCCCCCTAATACGACCGAAGAAAAGCACgtgcatgcatatatatatatatactactactactgctactcgcTTCCGTTGCCTAGCTGCTTTATGTGCTGGGGCCTGGGGGCCATGCATGCATCCCTTTTTTTTAACTGAAGAAAAAAAAGTCTAACCTGATGCTAATTGCTAGCTATAGCTATCAGGTTGATGGGCACGCTTTGGCAGAGATTAAACAGAGTCTAGATACTTGCATTGACCAGAGATCGAGCCTGCTTATCTTTTTATATAGGACCCTATATATATGCCCATGTTTACTCCGTGTTGTTTGTGAAGTAGTAATGGACTTCGGTTTTATGGTGACTGTATGGTACTCTTTCCGTCCTTTTATTATTCGTCATGTTGCCACCttcattatttttatttgatgttAAATAGTGCATAATTAAACTACAAAACGCCAAATAAAAAAATGGAGTCAGTATCACAGAAGTGACTTAGACAGGCCGGCCGGCCCTCCAGCTGCAGCACGGACGGTATCACGGTATAGACTATAGACTAGAAGCATAGATGTTTTTTTAATGACTGGCAGTTAGCCTAATTAGTATTCGGCAGTGCCCCACCGAAGTAATCAACGAGAGCTCGGATCCATATAACGGCACGCAGGATACTAAACTATTCACGTATAGTGCACAGCCTCCATCGGCCACTTGGTTTAAAACAAAATCCCACCCACACGCACGATCGATCACTACGTACTGGTTACGCAAGAATGAACTCACTCTGCCTAGATTTTGAGGTCTGGTGATGCTAGGATAAACTATTTTTTAGCTTTATTCCATCTTACTGGCCTCCTTTGTGAAAGGAAAGGGGCAAAAAGCTTCACCTATAAAGttattttttttttgaaaaaaaaatcgTTTGGCAAAACATAGTTTACAAAGCTACTGGTGAAAATGCTGCAatagagcatctccaatagttatgtaaatttagcACTCTACACCTAAGACACTTTAAGGAGTAAAAAAAATGTTTGTGCTGCAAAAGTTCTTTATTTATTGGTTGCTAAAGTTGCTCACGTCAACAAAAAAAATGTGTGTGTTTTTGGTTTTTAATCGTGCTAATGTAGGAATGTGTATCAACAACCTTCTTTGACGTTTGGGAGGTTAGATATGTCAATAGAAGGCCGAAAGGTTGTGGCGACAGGCACAAACTGTCCACGAAGGTCCTCGTAGCGACGGCGTGAATGCACCACGAGAGGTACTCTGGCGACGTCTCACCATAAGAGGTTTTCTGGCACTAGCGGCATCAAAGCATTTGGAGTAGTGGGGATGGATTTATGGCTAAGGAAAGCGGTGGATGAAGTATGATTTTCATGGTGGACTTAACGATTTAGAGGTCCCAACGATGTTATTAAATATAGAGATGAAGTTAAGTTTCGTATGGACTTTATAAATTTAAGGAACTACTTTATATCACCATTGGAGGATATTTTTTAAAAAACGTCTTAAATTTATATTTAGTGAGTTgtttagggcatgtacagtgggtgTTTTAAGTTGTGTCTTACAGTGTGTCTAGTGGGTGAATGTAAAAAAACTCAAGACAcgtatcttgacgaagacacagtgtcttagctctatgttcgagacaggagactatctgattggtcactttaatttattgaatactctgattggtacaatgaatatcgtaagacacatgttttagacatgACCACTGTATTATGTTGTGTTTTAGTTGTATCTTCTACTTGGAGTACCGTGCAGCAGTATCTGGGTTGTACGTGCCCTTAGACAACTACTGCCGATGCTCGGAATGGCCGGCTGGATAGGAAACCCCCCGTATCCACGAATCCGTCGGCCGTTCTTCGCCGGCGTCAAACGGCCGTATGGGTATGCGATACCACGCCACGCCACACCACGCCGTTGTACTCCTCCACGCAGGAGTGTTATCGTACCGCAGGTGGTCAGATCAAGTGCCGTCACATCGGCAAACAGAGAACATGCCGTCGTCCTCGCCGTGGAAGACAGCGGGCCCCACGGCCATGGCGGACGTGGATGGAGTCGGGTGACGAGACGATGCACGCTCAGCTTGACCggtggccgggccgggccgggtcgTGGTTTCCTCCCGCGTTGCTGCGGAGCGGACCGGACCTTACCTTCCCCGCCGCAGCACGGCGTGCACGCGGATGGGGGGGAAAAGAACAGGCCGTCCGGCCGTCGCCGCCACGGCTCCCACAACCCAACACCGCCATTTCTTTTTTTAAAACCAGTCGCCTCGCCAGTCGCCCCACCCGCCATTTATATTTGTTAAGCCGCCGAAACCGCCAAGGAACGGACGGAAAACAAACCGAGGCGAGAACGAGAGCTGGGAGGGAAATTTGTGCGGCGGAGTAGCTGCTGGATTCACACGGGTGAGGGTTGAGCAAGAGACGGGGAGGAGGAGCTTGGGGGCGAGGACAAGTCAAAGGACAAAGGCTCGCACTCCCCCGGCGCCTTCTCGTCAGCTTCTCCCCCTTCGTCGTCTTCGTCTGCTCCGCCCGCCTACCACGCACGTTTTCGCTTCCCCTCTTTTAACAACGCCCAGCACCGCCGCCTCCGCAGTCGAGCAGAGCGCCCCTCCCtcttcctccctccccctctttcTCGCTCGCCTCCCACTTGCGGGCGTCTCGCTGAACTGGTTGCGCCGTACCAGCTGCGCTCCGTCTCCACAGGTGATTCTTGGCTCTTGCGCTCTGTGATGTGTGTGTAGTAGCTTCTGTCCTTGGATTGTTAGTGCTGCTGGGGTTTCTTCTCGAGCGGTTTGGCTTCACTGGCACCCTGTCTGCACACATAGCCATAGATTGAAGACTACTCGTTCATTCTGCACTCCTCTGCATGTGGATTAGGAGGGTTGGGTCTGCGCAAAGCAAGCGCTTGTGAGCGTGATGGCGTGCAGACCGAGAAAATTTCGTGTTCCAGTTTGTACTTGTGTCGTTCAGTTCTTCCCTGCGTCTTCCAAGTCTAAACAGCTCTGCCTCGCGTCGGCGAGTTCTTTGGCTTGTTGGGATCGGCTGGCTCCAGAGTGAATTCCCGTCCTCGTTCCTTTCCTGTTCTGATTTGGATTTGGGAATTGGGACATACTATCCCCTCCGGGATTTGGATTCCCGGGTAAGGAAAAGAGAAGGGGCCCCTTTGCCATCATGCCATGTCCTGTCTTAGATACGATTTGATTTTGGCTAAACACCTGCTCGTTTTCCCTGGGGGTTGCCGGTTACCTGACTGCCTCGCGAGGGAAATCGAAAAACGGGCCACAATGGGTGGGTctgtcgagagagagagagagagagagagagagagagagaaaacagaGTTCACCATGAATCGGGATGCAATTTGCATTCGTTCCATCGTCGTCGGACGGTTATCGCAAGCAAGCAAGCAACCAGGAGGAGGAGTTCGTCATCGCCATCTACTATAGTTAGCTGTTTTCCACACTCCAACGGACATGATTGGCCCGCCTGTCGCGATACCTTTCGGAGTCGCCAGTAGATGTGACAGTCCCTGCTTCATTTCTTCAAGTTGGGTGGGCAAATTCAGGGCTGACTTTGCCCTTGACCTCACAATTTTTTTGCAGCTGAAACCGGAGATGTCTCAGCTTGGTGGTCTCACATGTTTTTTTTTTGTCATCTTACTATCTTGTAGCACACGTAGATGACTTTACTGTAGCGATCTGGAATGCGGTAACTAAACAACTTACTTCCGTGTGTCGCGACAATGCCAGCGTTTTTTTTttgctctcaagtggtccaatatGTCAGTTTTGAACACGCAAATTGTTGTTTACGCCACAATTTGCCATGTGGATCCAGTGGCTACTTGCCAAATGCTAGCTGTAGCCGTACTTTTCTTTCTTTTAATTAAGATTCATTTACTATGCCAGTGGATCTATTGAACTGAACCCTTGTCTGATAACCTGGTCGACATGTCTTTGTTTTTCAGAAACTGCTTACTTTTCTTTCTTTTAAGGTCCATTTACTATGCCAGTGGATCTATTGAATCGAACCCTTGTCTGACGATAGTCTGGCCGACATATAATTGTTTTTTTTTCAGAAACTGCTTCCAAGTCTCTAGCTCTCTGCGGGTGCATCTGCGGTTGTATTTGTAAAGATGGGTTGCTGCTTTATGTTCGGAAAGAAAGCTAAGCAGGCCGTTGAAGGCGATGAAGGTTGGCTACTTCTGCTCATATTAGCATGGCTTCTTTGTGTCTGCAAACAGTTTCCTATTCTTACAAACGGTTGCTTTCTTATTCCAGATCTACATAGCGTCAAGGTGTTTTCTTACAACGACTTGAGGAAGGCTACACAAGATTTCAGTGACGCAAACAAGATTGGCGAGGGCGGTTTCGGTTCTGTCTTCCGGGTAAATATAACATTTTCCAGCACCTCATCGGCGTCTTGTGCAGACAGAATGAAGAATCCTTTGGGCTTACACTTTAATCTTGGTTATTAAACAGGGAGTGCTTAAAGATGGGACACTAGTGGCAGTGAAAGTTCTATCTGCTACTTCAAGGCAAGGCGTCCGCGAGTTTCTGACTGAACTTACAGCAATATCTGATATCAAGCATGCAAATCTCGTCACTCTTATCGGTTGCTGCGCTGAAGGCTCTCACAGAATCCTGGTTTACAATTACCTCGAGAACAACAGCCTTGCGCAGACATTGCTAGGTGACACATTGCTCTGCTTAATGCCTCAACACGTTGTCTATATCTTCATGGTTTTCGTACTTACAGATGTTTCGGCTATGCCAACGCAGGATCCAGATACAGTAACATTCGGTTCAATTGGCGGGCTCGTGTCAAAATTGCAGTTGGCATTGCCTGTGGACTTGCGTTTCTCCATGAGGAAATCCGTCCTCACATTATCCATAGGGACATAAAGGCAAGCAACATTCTTCTTGACAAGGACCTGACCCCGAAAATTTCGGATTTCGGGTTGGCAAGGCTCCTACCACCCAACGCGACGCATGTGAGCACCCGAGTAGCAGGCACATTGTAAGCATGCCCCCCCTAATTCCTGTTTGTGAGGCCTTTCTCATGATTGATGGTAGCTCTGACTTTTCTATTCTATTTTATGTCCAGAGGatacttggctcctgaatacgcaATCCGTGGTCAAGTGACAAAGAAATCCGATATCTATAGTTATGGTGTTCTTCTTTTAGAAATTGTTAGTGGGAGATGCAACACCAACACAAGATTACCTAGTGAAGATCAATTCCTCCTTGAGAGGGTAAGCCCTTGTTATCACATATATCCTGCAAAAAAACAAGCCTGGACAATTTTGTCTAAATTCGCACGGATCAGTGCGGCCGGGAACTAAAAAAATATAAGAAACTACTGACCATATTAACACACATTCTTCTCTTGCAGACATGGGCACTCTATGAGGAAGGGCGTTTAGAAGACATCATAGATATTGACATCGGCGATGACCTGGATGTTGATGAGGCATGCAGGTTCATGAAGATTGGCCTGCTATGCACACAAGATGCGATGGCGCGTCGTCCCAGCATGACCAATGTCGTTCGGATGCTCTCAGGGGAGAAGAGAATCAACGTAGACCAGATCACTAGGCCTGCCATGATCACTGATTTTGCTGATCTCAAGATCAGCAACAAGGAGCAAAGACCAGGCGAGACACGCTCTCCCACGACAACTCCTACGACGAAATCATTCACCACCACCGAACCATTCTCGTCGTCAGAGACGCCCACGCAGTCATCCATGTGAAAGTGTGGGCGTAAGAAGCagttttttttgttgttgttttTAGTTTGTATAGTGTGTGAATGTGGTAGATGGGCCAGGTTACATGAATTTTTTTTGAAGAGTTTATTGTTTGTTTTGTTATGAGGAAACATCTCATAGGTCTCTTATTGCATCTTTGTTGCTGTAAATATTTGAAAATGAAGATGGTCAAGATAAGCTTTGCACGATTCTCATTCTTGAACTCCTGCAACTGCCGTGATTATTTGGATCAGTTCACCTTGTATCTGACTTTTGTCCCAGAGAATACGAAGGAGAGCTGCTTATCTTTTGCGCTGTTACGTGCTAACAAGTTTTGACATCTCTAATCTCACCCTGAAGCCAGATAAAAAGAGCACCCACATTTAGCACAGGTTAGCTTCATTATTGAAGGTGAGGAAAAAAAAGATACTCTCATGCAGTCCCACACAGTGCCCATAAATGTGAGGTGAAGATGTAAAAAGTTATTATTTTTCGTTTTAGTACACTTTACTTCTACGTGAGAGCATGATTTAAAAAACTTTAGTATAGGCTAATGTTTTCAAAAGATCCGTTTGACAAAAAGAACAGCACGTGAAGTGCCACACAGGAGGTGTACCTGACGTTGACAGCACGTCATGCCGATGTCGGCAGAAAAGATGTCCTTGTTGAAAAAACTTGTTACCTAATTTAAAAGCGTTTCTAGTAAATATTGTAACAGTGTTTCCAGTCACATCATTTTGAATAAAATTGTATAAATCATCTTCTTTTATTCTTCATATATTATTTAAAAGTTGGAAAAAAATTAGCAGACTCAAACCTCAGCATCTATATAGATTTTCGCTTAGGGCCCTAATTGTCAGGACAGTCCCTGGTTTCCACACATCTCAACAGCACAGCTGCACAGGGACGGTCAAGTGCCTCCGAGTTTTCGCAGAGATGCAGACagttgaggaagaaccaagaaccGATCAAACCTGAAGTCCCCCTCACAGCAATGCACGAGATTTCGGACAACAAACGCGTCGCCGTCGTCATCAGGTAGCTCGTATACTGTCGCGAGACTTGCCTGGAGTCAACATGCCAACTATATACGTACATATGGTGTCGGAATCGATGCCCCTTCAACTCTTTTTAAAAGTGAGATTGACCCCCATGCATTGCATTATTCAGAGATCACACATTCACGTTCACATCAGCTTGTGCTTTTGTTTAGCAGAGTTCCAGTTCAACGCCTGTCGCTGGCAAGTGTACCCTCCCTGCTGCCAGCCAGTGAGGAGCTTGTTCTGCAGAGGGAGCAAAACCACCAGCGAAGTAAACGAAGCTGACAAACTGAACCTTTTTTTTTCCTACTATAGAACACCGGTCAAACTCTTGCATTTAAAAAGTTGGGCGTGGGCAGAAAACTCAACGTATAGAATATTATGAAAGTATGGGTAATATGCATTTCATAATAATCTGGAATATTTATACAAAACAATGTTCTGACTTCTGACTGCCTTGCTGAACTGTTTGAGCTGACTACAAGATTTCTGAATATCAGTACAGAATAATATTAAGGTATGGCTAATATGCAGTACATTTTTAAGTATTATACACAACAAAGTTCTGACTTCTGACTATCTTCCTGAACTGTTTGAGCTGACCCAAGATCTCTGAACACCAGTACGCAAGTACGGTGCATTGAAAATCGAGGCCTTAGATTTGTCTCAGAACAATGGGGCAGACAAGCTTTGCAAAAATGATGAATAACGAATACTGCATAAAATTCGTACTGGACAAGAACAAAGAATTCTGAACGAGTTTaacagaagaagaaaaaaaagtagTTCCAGGTAAACTGAACTGAATGCTCTTTGCTCTCTACAAAACATTCAATCAATTGAGAGCTCCGCGAAATGAGGGGAGGGGGTGTCATTTCTGAATTACAAGTCATTATAAAGGGCAGCTAAATGGCAGCAAGAAATGGTTGGCTTGCTAAACCAGTGGCATGTACTGAAGCAAAGGTAACTCAGCACCCCATTATTGCACAGTTGTAAACGAAGACGCCTGCACGTTCCTTCACCGAGAGAACCTCCCAGTCAGCACCATCTTCCCCACCTTCAGGGCACCAGGAATGCAGCAATATTACCTCGCCACGAGGTCCTCTATGGCCCCCGATTACCAGCAATCGATCGCCACAAGCTTTGAAAGCTAGACCCCAACCATTGGATGAGTCAGCTCTAACAGGCAATGGCTTCAGTATGTTCCAGGCATTGTTTGCCTTGTCATACTTCTTGACCACATTTGTCGACTGGTCAGCGGCGTAGAGCTGGTTATTCACAACAGCAACAAGAGGAGGCGATTGAGATGCACTGGTTCCACCAGGGTACATATCAAGTATTCTTCTCCAGGTCCTTGTTTCAAGGTTATATTCCTCTCCACAAGTTAATGAATCCCTCTGACTGGACACGCCCCCAATGACATAAAACTTGCCATCCATGAAGAAACCTGAAGAGAGCCGCCTGGGCAGGTTCATGTCTGGGATAGTCTCCCAGTGCCCAATCTCTGAATTGTACAAttcagcagacctcagcacctgtCCATTCTTATCACATCCACCAGCAACAATAGCAATCTCACCTGAGCTTCCCGAGGCAAAAAGGCAGCGGGGCAGATTCATTGGAGTGCATGGGGACCAACTGCGAGTCAGTAAGTTGTACATCCAAATAGCAAGGCCAGTATATTCACGGCCGAAGACAAGCAGCTGTGTTCCGACGGCAAGTGATTCCTTGTCTGCACAGGAGAAGCACTCGTCGCATGGCATTCTCGGTAGCCTCATCCAGCGCTTTCGTGAAGGATCAAATGCTTCCCAGGGCATCAAGCTACAAGCAAGATAGACCCAGTGCTCAACAATGTCATATTTCCTTCGCAGTCTGTACAAATATCCACTGTTAATTAACAAATTGAATCTTTTGTTCAGACAAGAAAGGGAAGGGTAGTCTGATCTGCTTGCCCAAGCAAGGCAGTCTTGAGACAGATCATCATGAAGGCCGGGGAAGTAGCAATCATTCGATCTGTTGCCACTTGAATCACCTCCTGATTGAGCCTTCGTAATGGGTTTCTGCTCCTTCAGTTCAAGTTCTTCACTATCCAAATCTGTAGCATATAGAAAGAAATCTAATTCTGAAATATCACAGAACACATCTGAGTGTTTCTTCGACTCCCCAGAGAAGTACTCATTCCTGACCAACAGAAAGTAAGCTAGTATGTACTTCTGCCATGAACTCTGATCCTGCTGGCCAAACAGCCTAAAGAGACGCAGAACCAAAGAGCCCGGAAGGGCAACCAGGCTTCTTGAGTTGCAATCTTGTAACTCTTCCATTATTTGTCTGATCTATGACAAAATCGAGGACTTGAGGTCAGAAAGTTCAGAGGTCTCCTCTGGAAAAAATCAAGGGACAAACTATCAGGAAATGCATGATGTTCTTTGATAATTTTCACACAAATGGCAGATACTAGACCACAGTGAGACATTCAACTTCATATTTGAACTCTTGCTAAGGAATATCTTCATTGCTGATCTGAAGCTTTGCAGTATCCAGAATCTACTAAAATCATAAACTACAGTGCTAAAAATCTCAAAGATACTCCCTTGTAGAAATTCTGTTTGAGGTAAAACTACTCTTCTTTCGTTGTTGATACCAGTATCGCCAAGGCGGCAAGAATACTGCTGCACGGCAGACTCCTAATTCAGCCAGCTAAAATATCATATCAATCAACCATAACCATACAAATAAACTAATAAACCACACAAGAACAAGCACTTGATGAGTCGTTACCATGACTAAGCAACAATTGTAACAAAACTGATGCGACAAGATTAAAACAAAATCAACACCAAGCTAACTCGACCTTTTCCTGATTTAACAAAGCTTGATGCGCATACTGCCTTAACTCGTAAACAAGTTTCGCGCGAGAAACACGGAGAGGCATTTACTAGGCGCATCCCTGTTATCTGCATTATCTCAAAACAGaagaaaaaatatataaaatgTACGGATGATGCCCCGCTGATTCCATTATTCATTATTATTTGTTGCAGACGCAAGGCAAAAGGCCAAAAGCCTTCACTCTACGAACAGGGAGTAAACTAGCGAATAATTACCAGATGCCGGCAAAAATACCAGCCTATTCAAACTGGAAATCGGGCCATCAGCCAGCAGAAAACAGCGCATACCATGTGGCTGCTCTGCAACAAAATGCACTAAAAAAATCAGGGACTCTCTGGCTCcaacccactccacctcccaaagGAGGAAGGAAACAAGAACCTTTCCCCGACGAATTCACTGCCATTGTCTCCAGAGCCCAGACCTCCACCAGATGGAACTACGCCACCAGCAAAAGTAAAGTTTGTTTGGCAGCTCGCCACTACGGTTTGCACAAACTCTGAAACCGATGAGTGAAAAGGGAAAAGATAACAATAACAGACAAGAACAAAAAAAAACAGCACCCCGCTTTGGAACGGAAACGGAAGAGGTGAGCACGAGAGAATTGAGCTGCCTCACCTCGCCGAGACGCGCCGCCAGCGAGATCCGGGCCACCGGCTGGCGCCGGCCGCCTGCATCCCGGCGCCCAGCACGCGCGGCTCGCCGGCCTCCGAGCGACCTGTCGAAGCACGGGGCCACCGAGGAAAGCGGTTACGCTCCGCGTCACCTCGCCCCCCAAAGAAAAAACAAACGAAAATGTGGCGACCGCCCGCTCGGCGGGCGCGCGGCGAGAGAGCTCACCGGAGTCGGGCGGATCTCTTGGGCAGGAAGCCCAGGACAGCGGTGCAGCGTGGGGAAGGGGCGCTCGCCGACGAGCGGGGCCGGGCGGTGGGGGCCACCGTCAGTGGGACGGGGGAGGGCACGGGGGGGCGAGGCCTGGAGCGGTGGGGGGGGGAAGGCGTATTTATATATGTGGATATGGACGGGAGAGGGAGGGAGACCCATGTGCATAAGCCCGGGGGGTGGTGCTCGAGTGCCAAATGGCTCGCAAGTTACCTTTACCCTTTTTCTAACGCTTTTACTGTCACCTCGGTTACCATGCTTAACCCCCACTGTTATCTCGAAAACCAGCCAGTTGCGTTAAAAAAACAAAAACTGTCACCTTCCCATTGGACGGCTCCTGCCTCGTATTTTGAGACCAGCAAAAAAAAATTtgtttaaacccgattcgatggATCTGGACGGTGCACTGTTGGGCGGCTCACAGGCATCATGTCCATCGCAGCGActcaaataataataataaaaaaagaaCCTGTGTGATTTTAGACGATTTCAAAAATGCATATATCCTGTGTCAGAAATGGGAGAATCTTTAGATAATAGATGCACTGGCGCGCACGTACGTGGATAGATCCAGCAGCTGAACGCGTCGCAGAGCTTGTACTTGGCTGGCTTGCCATCTCtccttctctttttttttctgttGTTATAATGGAATGTTTTTTCACAGTGTACTTGCGCCTGGCCTCTCTTCTAGGATTCAGGGCGTGGACGTGGACGGAGTGAAAGAGTGGGTAGATGGGTGGGGGTGTTGGAAAAGAATCTCCAAAGTGGCGGATGACCGAAAGCCTGTAGGGGCCAATGCAGCACCACCATAGTTTACCCCCCACGTTAAAACGCGACAGAAACGAAAAGCGACAACGCAGTGCCATCGACctgggtgtgtgtgtgtgtgtgttttcttCTTCCGCTCTGGCAGCTAACATTATTGATGCGCTATCTTTTGCAATAATAATGTGGGACGCATAATCAAAGGTGATTTGACCGGAGAGAGTTATAGAATACGGCTAGCAGGGCAGCATTTTCCGAGATAATTCTAGAGATACCCGAGATGGCATTGGAGTAGTTCGTTCTTAAATAAAAAGCACATGTAAGTCCCCTATTTCACACCATTTGAGATAATTCTAGAGATACCCGAGCAGCTCTGTAAGAGTACTCCGTTCTTAAATAAAAACACATGTACattaggttgtctttgacatctcTCCTATCGCATCCCCTATTTCTACCATGTAGATACCTCAATTTTATAAAATTTGCTACGGACAACCTTACTAGAGGATATTAGCCATAAGAAATTACACTGCTACCTCTATACTCATTTATCTGATGTGTCATTGGTCCACCAGCAATGATATAGTGAAATATTAACTGTAACTAATACAATGCTTGTGAGTTACGACAACACAAAATATTCGATTACATGTTACTACATACCGATTAAGCTGCATCAATTGTGGGGATCTGTTT
This portion of the Zea mays cultivar B73 chromosome 2, Zm-B73-REFERENCE-NAM-5.0, whole genome shotgun sequence genome encodes:
- the LOC100273687 gene encoding putative protein kinase superfamily protein, translating into MGCCFMFGKKAKQAVEGDEDLHSVKVFSYNDLRKATQDFSDANKIGEGGFGSVFRGVLKDGTLVAVKVLSATSRQGVREFLTELTAISDIKHANLVTLIGCCAEGSHRILVYNYLENNSLAQTLLGSRYSNIRFNWRARVKIAVGIACGLAFLHEEIRPHIIHRDIKASNILLDKDLTPKISDFGLARLLPPNATHVSTRVAGTLGYLAPEYAIRGQVTKKSDIYSYGVLLLEIVSGRCNTNTRLPSEDQFLLERTWALYEEGRLEDIIDIDIGDDLDVDEACRFMKIGLLCTQDAMARRPSMTNVVRMLSGEKRINVDQITRPAMITDFADLKISNKEQRPGETRSPTTTPTTKSFTTTEPFSSSETPTQSSM
- the LOC100274214 gene encoding F-box/kelch-repeat protein At5g60570-like, encoding MQAAGASRWPGSRWRRVSARQIMEELQDCNSRSLVALPGSLVLRLFRLFGQQDQSSWQKYILAYFLLVRNEYFSGESKKHSDVFCDISELDFFLYATDLDSEELELKEQKPITKAQSGGDSSGNRSNDCYFPGLHDDLSQDCLAWASRSDYPSLSCLNKRFNLLINSGYLYRLRRKYDIVEHWVYLACSLMPWEAFDPSRKRWMRLPRMPCDECFSCADKESLAVGTQLLVFGREYTGLAIWMYNLLTRSWSPCTPMNLPRCLFASGSSGEIAIVAGGCDKNGQVLRSAELYNSEIGHWETIPDMNLPRRLSSGFFMDGKFYVIGGVSSQRDSLTCGEEYNLETRTWRRILDMYPGGTSASQSPPLVAVVNNQLYAADQSTNVVKKYDKANNAWNILKPLPVRADSSNGWGLAFKACGDRLLVIGGHRGPRGEVILLHSWCPEGGEDGADWEVLSVKERAGVFVYNCAIMGC
- the LOC100274214 gene encoding F-box/kelch-repeat protein At5g60570-like isoform X1, whose amino-acid sequence is MEELQDCNSRSLVALPGSLVLRLFRLFGQQDQSSWQKYILAYFLLVRNEYFSGESKKHSDVFCDISELDFFLYATDLDSEELELKEQKPITKAQSGGDSSGNRSNDCYFPGLHDDLSQDCLAWASRSDYPSLSCLNKRFNLLINSGYLYRLRRKYDIVEHWVYLACSLMPWEAFDPSRKRWMRLPRMPCDECFSCADKESLAVGTQLLVFGREYTGLAIWMYNLLTRSWSPCTPMNLPRCLFASGSSGEIAIVAGGCDKNGQVLRSAELYNSEIGHWETIPDMNLPRRLSSGFFMDGKFYVIGGVSSQRDSLTCGEEYNLETRTWRRILDMYPGGTSASQSPPLVAVVNNQLYAADQSTNVVKKYDKANNAWNILKPLPVRADSSNGWGLAFKACGDRLLVIGGHRGPRGEVILLHSWCPEGGEDGADWEVLSVKERAGVFVYNCAIMGC